A genome region from Nocardioides cynanchi includes the following:
- a CDS encoding adenylosuccinate synthase has translation MPAIVVLGAQWGDEGKGKATDLLATTEQIDYVVRTSGGHNAGHTIVVNGEKFATHLLPSGILTPGCTSVIANGVVVSPEALFRELDALEARGVDVSRMVVSANAHVIASYHSTIDRVTERFLGSNKVGTTGRGIGPAYADKVARVGIRIADLFDEKILRAKVEASLEVKNQLLAKVYNRRAVEVDAVVEELLAYVDRLRPMVADTSLLLNRALDRGETVLFEGAQATMLDVDHGTYPFVTSSSPIAGGVCTGAGIGPTRIDRVIGVIKAYTTRVGSGPFPTELFDEDGEKLWKIGGEVGVSTGRDRRCGWYDAVVARYATRVNGLTDLFLTKLDVLSSWERVPVCVAYDVDGERQDEMPMTQTEFHHAKPVYEYLDGWWEDISGCRSFAELPANAQAYVRALEEMSGTRIWGVGVGPGREQTLVVPA, from the coding sequence ACGATCGTGGTCAACGGCGAGAAGTTCGCCACCCACCTGCTGCCCAGCGGCATCCTCACACCCGGCTGCACATCGGTGATCGCCAACGGCGTCGTGGTCTCGCCCGAGGCGCTGTTCCGCGAGCTCGACGCCCTCGAGGCGCGCGGGGTGGACGTCTCGCGGATGGTGGTCAGCGCCAACGCCCACGTGATCGCGTCGTACCACTCGACCATCGACCGGGTCACCGAGCGCTTCCTCGGCTCCAACAAGGTCGGCACGACCGGCCGCGGCATCGGGCCGGCGTACGCCGACAAGGTCGCCCGCGTGGGCATCCGGATCGCCGACCTGTTCGACGAGAAGATCCTGCGGGCCAAGGTCGAGGCCAGCCTCGAGGTGAAGAACCAGCTCCTCGCCAAGGTCTACAACCGCCGGGCGGTCGAGGTCGACGCGGTGGTCGAGGAGCTCCTCGCGTACGTCGACCGGTTGCGGCCGATGGTGGCCGACACCTCGCTGCTGCTCAACCGGGCGCTCGACCGCGGCGAGACGGTGCTGTTCGAGGGTGCCCAGGCGACGATGCTCGACGTCGACCACGGCACCTACCCCTTCGTCACGTCGTCCTCGCCGATTGCGGGCGGGGTGTGCACCGGCGCCGGCATCGGCCCCACCCGGATCGACCGGGTGATCGGCGTGATCAAGGCCTACACGACCCGCGTCGGCTCGGGCCCCTTCCCGACCGAGCTCTTCGACGAGGACGGCGAGAAGCTCTGGAAGATCGGTGGCGAGGTCGGCGTCTCCACCGGCCGCGACCGCCGCTGCGGCTGGTACGACGCGGTGGTCGCGCGCTACGCCACCCGGGTGAACGGTCTGACCGACCTGTTCCTGACCAAGCTCGACGTGCTCTCCAGCTGGGAACGGGTGCCGGTCTGCGTGGCGTACGACGTCGACGGCGAGCGCCAGGACGAGATGCCGATGACGCAGACCGAGTTCCACCACGCGAAGCCGGTCTACGAGTACCTCGACGGCTGGTGGGAGGACATCTCCGGCTGCCGCTCCTTCGCCGAGCTGCCGGCCAACGCCCAGGCCTACGTCCGGGCGCTCGAGGAGATGTCCGGGACCCGGATCTGGGGCGTGGGCGTCGGGCCCGGGCGCGAGCAGACGCTCGTCGTACCCGCGTAG
- a CDS encoding catalase produces MLEPREAIDRINQVYGRHPHHRALHARGTFYTGTFTATPDATGLCSAAAFSGDPVPVLVRWSNGGGDPGRPDQDQDVRGMAVKLQAPGGDVDLLGQTSPRFPTRDPEEFLSMTAAAQRQATFPLWMLRHPTTVPALLAGLRAKALGPPYSYAEVSYYPIHAYAWAAADGSRSWVRYVLRPVGGRDERPDGEFTGPERLTDEIAARLVAGPVRYDLRVTVAAAGDDPHDPTSVWKGARELSAGVIEVTTKVSDPEQSGGLVVYDPTHVAEGIELSDDPILRYRGASYGESISRRSS; encoded by the coding sequence ATGCTCGAGCCGCGCGAGGCGATCGACCGCATCAACCAGGTCTACGGCCGCCATCCACACCACCGGGCCCTGCACGCACGCGGCACCTTCTACACCGGCACCTTCACTGCCACCCCCGATGCGACGGGCCTGTGCTCCGCCGCGGCGTTCTCCGGTGACCCCGTGCCGGTGCTGGTCCGTTGGTCCAACGGCGGCGGCGACCCGGGGCGCCCCGACCAGGACCAGGACGTGCGCGGCATGGCCGTGAAGCTCCAGGCTCCCGGCGGTGACGTCGACCTCCTGGGGCAGACGTCCCCGCGCTTCCCGACGCGCGATCCCGAGGAGTTCCTGTCGATGACAGCCGCGGCGCAGCGGCAGGCGACGTTCCCGCTGTGGATGCTGCGCCACCCCACCACGGTGCCCGCGCTGCTGGCCGGCCTCCGCGCCAAGGCGCTGGGCCCGCCGTACTCCTACGCCGAGGTCTCCTACTACCCGATCCACGCCTACGCCTGGGCCGCGGCCGACGGCTCCCGCTCCTGGGTCCGTTACGTGCTCCGGCCGGTGGGTGGTCGTGACGAGCGGCCCGACGGTGAGTTCACCGGACCCGAGCGGCTGACCGACGAGATCGCGGCGCGCCTCGTCGCCGGGCCGGTGCGCTACGACCTGCGGGTCACTGTCGCGGCCGCGGGCGACGACCCGCACGACCCGACCTCGGTCTGGAAGGGTGCACGCGAGCTCAGTGCCGGTGTCATCGAGGTGACCACGAAGGTGTCCGACCCCGAGCAGTCAGGCGGCCTGGTGGTCTACGACCCGACCCACGTCGCGGAGGGGATCGAGCTGTCCGACGACCCCATCCTGCGCTACCGCGGCGCGTCGTACGGCGAGTCGATCTCGCGGCGCTCGTCCTGA